Proteins encoded by one window of Sorex araneus isolate mSorAra2 chromosome 3, mSorAra2.pri, whole genome shotgun sequence:
- the LOC101546803 gene encoding myosin-6 → MSDGQMAEFGEAAQYLRKSEQERLEAQTRPFDIRTECFLPDDKEEYVKAKIKSREGGMVTAETENGKTVTVKEDQVLQQNPPKFDKIEDMAMLTFLHEPAVLFNLKERYASWMIYTYSGLFCVTVNPYKWLPVYNAEVVAAYRGKKRTEAPPHIFSISDNAYQYMLTDRENQSVLITGESGAGKTVNTKRVIQYFASIAAIGDRGKKDAASANKGTLEDQIIQANPALEAFGNAKTVRNDNSSRFGKFIRIHFGATGKLASADIETYLLEKSRVIFQLKAERNYHIFYQILSNKKPELLDMLLITNNPYDYAFVSQGEVTVASIDDSEELLATDSAFDVLGFTPEEKVGVYKLTGAIMHYGNMKFKQKQREEQAEPDGTEDADKSAYLMGLNSADLLKGLCHPRVKVGNEYVTKGQSVQQVYYSIGALAKSVYEKMFNWMVTRINASLETKQPRQYFIGVLDIAGFEIFDFNSFEQLCINFTNEKLQQFFNHHMFVLEQEEYKKEGIEWEFIDFGMDLQACIDLIEKPMGIMSILEEECMFPKASDMTFKAKLYDNHLGKSNNFQKPRNVKGKQEAHFSLVHYAGTVDYNILGWLEKNKDPLNETVVGLYQKSSLKLMATLFSSYASADAGDSGGKGKGGKKKGSSFQTVSALHRENLNKLMTNLKTTHPHFVRCLIPNERKAPGVMDNPLVMHQLRCNGVLEGIRICRKGFPNRILYGDFRQRYRILNPAAIPEGQFIDSKKGAEKLLGSLDIDHNQYKFGHTKVFFKAGLLGLLEEMRDERLSRIITRIQAQARGQLMRIEFKKILERRDALLVIQWNIRAFMGVKNWPWMKLYFKIKPLLKSAETEKEMANMKEEFGRVKDTLEKSEARRKELEEKMVSLLQEKNDLQLQVQAEQDNLNDAEERCDQLIKSKIQLEAKVKEMTERMEDEEEMNAELTAKKRKLEDECSELKKDIDDLELTLAKVEKEKHATENKVKNLTEEMAGLDEIIAKLTKEKKALQEAHQQALDDLQAEEDKVNTLTKSKVKLEQQVDDLEGSLEQEKKVRMDLERAKRKLEGDLKLTQESIMDLENDKQQLEEKLKKKEFDINQQNSKIEDEQALALQLQKKLKENQARIEELEEELEAERTARAKVEKMRSDLSRELEEISERLEEAGGATSAQIEMNKKREAEFQKMRRDLEEATLQHEATAAALRKKHADSVAELGEQIDNLQRVKQKLEKEKSEFKLELDDVTSNMEQIIKAKANLEKMSRTLEDQANEYRVKLEEAQRSLNDFTTQRAKLQTENGELSRQLEEKEALISQLTRGKLSYTQQMEDLKRQLEEEGKAKNALAHAVQSARHDCDLLREQYEEETEAKAELQRVLSKANSEVAQWRTKYETDAIQRTEELEEAKKKLAQRLQDAEEAVEAVNAKCSSLEKTKHRLQNEIEDLMVDVERSNAAAAALDKKQRNFDKILAEWKQKYEESQSELESSQKEARSLSTELFKLKNAYEESLEHLETFKRENKNLQEEISDLTEQLGEGGKNVHELEKVRKQLEVEKMELQSALEEAEASLEHEEGKILRAQLEFNQIKAEIERKLAEKDEEMEQAKRNHLRMVDSLQTSLDAETRSRNEALRVKKKMEGDLNEMEIQLSQANRTASEAQKHLKNAQAHLKDTQVQLDDAVHANDDLKENCAIVERRNNLLQAELEELRAVVEQTERSRKLAEQELIETSERVQLLHSQNTSLINQKKKMESDVSQLQSEVEEAVQECRNAEEKAKKAITDAAMMAEELKKEQDTSAHLERMKKNMEQTIKDLQHRLDEAEQIALKGGKKQLQKLEARVRELENELEAEQKRNVESVKGMRKSERRIKELTYQTEEDKKNLLRLQDLVDKLQLKVKAYKRQAEEAEEQANTNLSKFRKVQHELDEAEERADIAESQVNKLRAKSRDIGAKQKMHDEE, encoded by the exons ATGTCCGACGGGCAGATGGCCGAGTTTGGGGAGGCGGCCCAGTACCTCCGCAAGTCTGAGCAGGAGCGGCTGGAGGCCCAGACCCGGCCCTTCGACATCCGGACCGAGTGCTTCCTGCCCGATGACAAAGAGGAGTACGTCAAGGCCAAGATCAAGTCCCGGGAAGGCGGCATGGTCACTGCCGAGACCGAGAACGGCAAG ACGGTGACCGTGAAGGAGGACCAGGTGCTGCAGCAGAACCCGCCCAAGTTCGACAAGATCGAGGACATGGCCATGCTGACCTTCCTGCACGAGCCCGCCGTGCTCTTCAACCTCAAGGAGCGCTACGCCTCCTGGATGATCTAC acctACTCGGGCCTCTTCTGCGTCACCGTCAACCCCTACAAGTGGCTGCCGGTGTACAATGCGGAGGTGGTGGCCGCCTACCGGGGCAAGAAGAGGACGGAGGCCCCACCCCACATCTTCTCCATCTCGGACAACGCCTATCAGTACATGCTGACGG ATCGGGAGAACCAGTCTGTCCTCATCAC CGGAGAATCCGGGGCAGGGAAGACTGTGAACACGAAACGTGTCATCCAGTACTTTGCCAGCATTGCAGCCATAGGCGACCGCGGCAAGAAGGACGCTGCCAGTGCAAACAAG GGTACCCTGGAGGACCAGATCATCCAGGCCAACCCCGCCCTGGAGGCCTTCGGCAACGCCAAGACCGTGCGGAACGACAACTCGTCCCGCTTT GGGAAATTCATCAGGATCCACTTTGGAGCCACTGGAAAGTTGGCATCTGCGGACATTGAGACCT ATCTCCTGGAGAAGTCCCGGGTGATCTTCCAGCTGAAAGCTGAGAGGAACTACCACATCTTCTACCAGATCCTGTCCAACAAGAAGCCAGAGCTGCTGG ATATGCTGCTCATCACCAACAACCCCTACGACTATGCCTTCGTGTCTCAGGGGGAGGTGACCGTGGCCTCCATCGATGACTCCGAGGAGCTCCTGGCCACGGAT AGCGCCTTCGACGTGCTGGGCTTCACCCCTGAGGAGAAGGTGGGCGTCTACAAGCTGACGGGCGCCATCATGCACTACGGGAACATGAAGTTTAAGCAGAAGCAGCGGGAGGAGCAGGCTGAGCCCGACGGCACGGAAG ACGCCGACAAGTCCGCCTACCTCATGGGGCTGAACTCGGCTGACCTGCTCAAGGGGCTGTGCCACCCCCGGGTGAAGGTGGGCAACGAGTACGTCACCAAGGGGCAGAGCGTGCAGCAGGTGTACTACTCCATCGGCGCCCTGGCCAAGTCCGTGTACGAGAAGATGTTCAACTGGATGGTGACGCGCATCAACGCCAGCCTGGAGACCAAGCAGCCGCGCCAGTACTTCATAGGGGTCCTGGACATCGCTGGCTTCGAGATCTTCGAT TTCAACAGCTTCGAGCAGCTGTGCATCAACTTCACCAACGAGAAGCTGCAGCAGTTCTTCAACCACCACATGTTCGTGCTGGAGCAGGAGGAGTACAAGAAGGAGGGCATCGAGTGGGAGTTCATCGACTTCGGCATGGACCTGCAGGCCTGCATCGACCTCATCGAGAAG cccatgGGGATCATGTCCATCCTGGAGGAGGAGTGCATGTTCCCCAAGGCCTCCGACATGACCTTCAAGGCCAAGCTGTATGACAACCACCTGGGCAAGTCCAACAACTTCCAGAAGCCCCGCAACGTCAAGGGCAAGCAGGAGGCCCACTTCTCGCTGGTGCATTACGCGGGCACCGTGGACTACAACATCCTGGGCTGGCTGGAAAAGAACAAAGACCCGCTGAACGAGACGGTGGTGGGCCTGTACCAGAAGTCCTCCCTCAAGCTCATGGCCACACTCTTCTCCTCCTACGCCTCTGCAGATGCAG GAGACAGTGGCGGGAAAGGCAAAGGAGGCAAGAAAAAGGGCTCCTCCTTTCAAACAGTGTCAGCGCTCCACCGG GAGAATCTCAACAAGCTTATGACCAACCTGAAGACCACCCACCCTCACTTTGTACGCTGCCTCATCCCCAATGAGCGGAAGGCTCCAG GGGTAATGGACAACCCCCTGGTCATGCACCAGCTCCGCTGCAACGGCGTGCTGGAGGGAATCCGCATCTGCAGGAAGGGCTTCCCCAACCGCATCCTCTACGGGGACTTCCGCCAGAG GTACCGCATCCTGAACCCCGCCGCCATCCCCGAGGGCCAGTTTATTGACAGCAAGAAAGGGGCCGAGAAGCTGCTGGGCTCACTGGACATTGACCACAACCAGTACAAGTTCGGCCACACcaag GTGTTCTTCAAggcggggctgctggggctgctggAGGAGATGCGGGATGAGAGGCTGAGCCGCATCATCACCCGCATCCAGGCCCAGGCCCGGGGCCAGCTCATGCGCATCGAGTTCAAGAAGATCTTGGAGCGCAG GGACGCCCTGCTGGTCATCCAGTGGAACATCCGGGCCTTCATGGGAGTCAAGAACTGGCCCTGGATGAAGCTCTACTTCAAGATCAAGCCGCTGCTGAAGAGTGCCGAGACGGAGAAGGAGATGGCCAACATGAAGGAGGAGTTCGGGCGTGTCAAAGATACACTGGAGAAGTCCGAGGCTCGGCGgaaggagctggaggagaagaTGGTCTCTCTGCTGCAGGAGAAGAACGACCTCCAGCTCCAAGTGCAGGCG GAACAAGACAATCTCAATGATGCAGAGGAGCGCTGCGACCAGCTGATCAAGAGCAAGATCCAGCTGGAGGCCAAGGTGAAGGAGATGACCGAGAGGatggaggacgaggaggagatgAACGCCGAGCTCACAGCCAAGAAGCGCAAGCTGGAAGATGAGTGTTCGGAGCTCAAGAAGGACATCGATGACCTGGAGCTGACGCTGGCCAAGGTGGAGAAGGAGAAACACGCAACAGAGAACAAG GTGAAGAACCTGACAGAAGAGATGGCCGGGCTGGACGAGATCATCGCCAAACTGACCAAAGAGAAGAAAGCGCTGCAAGAGGCCCACCAGCAGGCCCTGGACGACCTCCAGGCTGAGGAGGACAAAGTCAACACACTGACCAAGTCCAAGGTCAAGCTGGAACAGCAGGTGGACGAT CTGGAGGGCTCCCTGGAGCAGGAGAAAAAGGTGCGCATGGACCTGGAGCGAGCCAAGCGGAAGCTGGAGGGCGACCTGAAGCTGACCCAGGAGAGCATCATGGACCTGGAGAATGACAAGCAGCAGCTGGAAGAGAAGCTCAAGAA GAAAGAGTTTGACATTAATCAGCAGAACAGCAAGATTGAGGATGAGCAGGCACTGGCCCTCCAGCTGCAGAAGAAACTGAAAGAGAATCAG GCACGCAtcgaggagctggaggaggagctggaggctgAGCGCACCGCCAGGGCCAAGGTGGAGAAGATGCGCTCCGACCTGTCCCGCGAGCTGGAGGAGATCAGCGAGCGGCTGGAAGAGGCCGGCGGCGCCACGTCCGCGCAGATCGAGATGAACAAGAAGCGCGAGGCCGAGTTCCAGAAGATGAGGCGCGACCTGGAGGAGGCCACGCTGCAGCACGAGGCCACGGCCGCCGCCCTGCGCAAGAAGCACGCCGACAGCGTGGCCGAGCTGGGCGAGCAGATCGACAACCTGCAGCGCGTCAAGCAGAagctggagaaggagaagagcGAGTTCAAGCTGGAGCTGGACGATGTCACCTCCAACATGGAGCAGATCATCAAGGCCAAG GCAAACCTAGAGAAGATGTCACGGACACTGGAGGACCAGGCGAATGAGTACCGAGTGAAACTGGAGGAGGCCCAGCGCTCCCTCAACGACTTCACCACCCAGCGAGCCAAGCTGCAGACGGAGAATG GTGAACTGTCCCGACAGCTGGAGGAAAAGGAGGCACTGATCTCGCAGCTGACCCGAGGCAAGCTCTCCTACACCCAGCAAATGGAGGACCTCAAGAggcagctggaggaggagggcAAG GCCAAGAACGCCCTGGCACACGCAGTGCAGTCAGCCCGCCACGACTGCGACCTGCTGCGGGAGCAGTACGAGGAGGAGACAGAGGCCAAGGCCGAGCTGCAGCGCGTCCTGTCCAAGGCCAACTCCGAGGTGGCCCAGTGGAGGACCAAGTATGAGACGGACGCCATCCAGAGGacggaggagctggaggaggccaA GAAGAAGCTGGCCCAGAGGCTGCAGGATGCAGAGGAGGCCGTGGAGGCGGTCAACGCCAAGTGCTCCTCGCTGGAGAAGACCAAGCACCGGCTGCAGAATGAGATCGAGGACCTCATGGTGGATGTGGAGCGCTCCAACGCGGCCGCTGCCGCCCTGGACAAGAAGCAGAGGAACTTTGACAAG ATCCTGGCCGAGTGGAAGCAGAAGTACGAGGAGTCGCAGTCGGAGCTCGAGTCCTCGCAGAAGGAGGCTCGCTCGCTCAGCACCGAGCTCTTCAAGCTCAAGAACGCCTACGAGGAGTCGCTGGAGCACCTGGAGACCTTCAAGCGGGAGAACAAGAACCTTCAGG AGGAGATCTCTGACCTGACGGAGCAGCTGGGGGAGGGCGGCAAGAACGTGCACGAGCTGGAGAAGGTCCGCAAGCAGCTGGAGGTGGAGAAGATGGAGCTGCAGTCGGCGCTGGAGGAGGCTGAG gccTCCCTGGAGCATGAGGAAGGCAAGATCCTGCGGGCCCAGCTGGAGTTCAACCAGATCAAGGCGGAGATCGAGCGCAAGCTGGCAGAGAAGGACGAGGAGATGGAGCAGGCCAAGCGCAACCACCTGCGCATGGTGGACTCGCTGCAGACCTCCCTGGATGCGGAGACGCGCAGCCGCAACGAGGCCCTGCGGGTGAAGAAGAAGATGGAGGGCGACCTCAACGAGATGGAGATCCAGCTCAGTCAAGCCAACAGGACGGCCTCAGAGGCCCAGAAGCACCTGAAGAATGCCCAAGCCCATCTGAAG GACACCCAGGTCCAGCTGGACGATGCGGTCCACGCCAACGACGACCTGAAGGAGAACTGCGCCATCGTGGAGCGTCGTAACAACCTGCTGCAGGCCGAGCTGGAAGAGCTGCGGGCCGTGGTGGAGCAGACGGAGCGCTCGCGGAAGCTGGCTGAGCAGGAGCTGATCGAGACCAGCGAGAGGGTGCAGCTGCTGCACTCGCAG AACACCAGCCTCATCAAccagaagaagaagatggagtCAGACGTGAGCCAGCTACAGTCGGAAGTGGAGGAGGCCGTGCAGGAGTGCAGGAACGCCGAGGAGAAGGCCAAGAAGGCCATCACAGAC GCCGCCATGATGGCAGAGGAGCTGAAGAAGGAGCAGGACACCAGCGCGCACCTGGAGCGCATGAAGAAGAACATGGAGCAGACCATCAAGGACCTGCAGCACCGGCTGGACGAGGCCGAGCAGATCGCCCTCAAGGGCGGCAAGAAGCAGCTGCAGAAGCTGGAGGCCCGGGTGCGGGAGCTGGAGAATGAGCTGGAGGCGGAGCAGAAGCGCAACGTGGAGTCAGTGAAGGGCATGAGGAAGAGCGAGCGTCGCATCAAGGAACTGACCTACCAG ACCGAGGAGGACAAGAAGAACCTGCTTCGGCTGCAGGACCTGGTGGACAAGCTGCAGCTCAAGGTCAAGGCGTACAAGCGGCAGGCCGAGGAGGCG GAGGAGCAGGCCAACACCAACCTGTCCAAGTTCCGCAAAGTGCAGCACGAGCTGGACGAGGCAGAGGAGCGGGCGGACatcgccgagtcccaggtcaacAAGCTGCGGGCCAAGAGCCGCGACATCGGCGCCAAG caaaagaTGCACGACGAGGAGTGA
- the CMTM5 gene encoding CKLF-like MARVEL transmembrane domain-containing protein 5, whose protein sequence is MFGAWDRRDQPPEAGPAAGLQGFAVDKTFLSSLKGILLETELALTFIIFICFTASISAYMAAALLEFFITLAFLFLYATQYHQRFDRLNWPCLDFLRCVSAIVIFLVVSFAAVTSRDGAAIAAFVFGIILVSVFAYDAFKIYRTELVPGSSQGDQQ, encoded by the exons ATGTTCGGTGCTTGGGATCGCCGGGACCAGCCCCCTGAAGCGGGGCCAGCGGCAGGGCTCCAGGGGTTCGCGGTGGACAAGACCTTCCTCTCGTCCCTCAAAGGCATCCTGCTGGAAACTGAGCTG GCCCTGACCTTCATCATCTTCATCTGCTTCACGGCCTCCATCTCTGCCTACATGGCGGCAGCGCTGCTGGAGTTCTTCATCACGCTCGCCTTCCTCTTCCTCTACGCCACCCAGTACCACCAGCGCTTCGACCGGCTCAACTGGCCCTGTCTG gacttCCTGCGCTGTGTCAGCGCCATTGTCATCTTCCTGGTGGTCTCCTTTGCTGCCGTGACCTCCCGGGATGGAGCTGCCATCGCAGCTTTT GTTTTTGGCATCATCTTGGTTTCTGTTTTTGCCTACGATGCCTTCAAGATTTACCGGACAGAGCTGGTGCCTGGGTCCAGCCAAG GGGACCAGCAGTGA